One window of Phycisphaeraceae bacterium genomic DNA carries:
- the rpsF gene encoding 30S ribosomal protein S6 → MSQTTAPAKIYAYEAMFMISQAVAADFSGAIAHINEILSRGHAELISMKKWDERRLAYEIKGQKRAIFILAYFKATGEGFAHIERDCNLSEKIMRALIVRCDHLTIEEMQAADGRKDLEIEAKLRAERAVAPVEQEIPEPAGAAIDDMDEE, encoded by the coding sequence ATGTCCCAGACAACCGCACCCGCCAAGATCTATGCCTACGAGGCGATGTTCATGATCTCCCAAGCCGTCGCCGCCGATTTCTCCGGCGCGATCGCCCATATCAACGAGATCCTCTCACGCGGCCACGCCGAGCTGATCTCCATGAAGAAGTGGGACGAGCGTCGCCTCGCCTACGAGATCAAGGGACAGAAGCGAGCGATCTTCATCCTTGCCTACTTCAAGGCCACCGGCGAGGGCTTCGCCCACATCGAGCGCGACTGCAATCTCTCGGAAAAGATTATGCGGGCCCTCATCGTCCGCTGCGATCACCTGACGATCGAGGAGATGCAGGCCGCCGACGGGCGCAAAGACCTTGAGATCGAGGCGAAGCTCCGTGCCGAGCGGGCCGTCGCCCCCGTCGAGCAGGAGATCCCCGAGCCCGCCGGCGCGGCAATCGACGACATGGACGAAGAGTGA
- a CDS encoding methyltransferase encodes MHPPSPHPVPVPSVGSGPASTTIELLRETMSDADFTHDVVAARLDIPSIVAIGTKSLEELMARTASGSSIDTLTRLFCMNAPFSAGALDAILGSELCAGLRAMGMVRTGPSGERSTVCINPVRGLWIASDIPRAGETRASDFVMGIGSSTLTLESLTVRRSVGRVLDLGTGCGFHALLARSHAPFVVGTDINERAIAMARLNAALNAQPDIEWRIGSFFEPVAGESFDLIVSNPPFVISPEQDHVYRSAGMPGDGVTEHVVRGAAGFLARGGIAQFLCNWAHMRGIDWRERLATWVEGSGCDMLVLRSETLDASDYAEYWVGHTREESTEPVAARAARWRSSYEQQGIEAASIGMILLHRPSDRDQTWTSFDDAPRKMLGGAGHDVLRRIDAETWLARVRNEELLDARLRVATAVRIDHTLRPDERDWAMEQASARLIQGMAYETTIDEAGARILMRSDGSTTLRSIVAEIASGLGRPLSEVAPVAVGIVRAMIRRGYLERSTDNKA; translated from the coding sequence ATGCACCCCCCGAGCCCTCACCCCGTGCCCGTTCCGAGCGTCGGCTCTGGTCCAGCAAGCACGACGATTGAGTTGCTCCGTGAGACCATGTCGGATGCCGACTTCACTCACGACGTGGTGGCTGCGCGACTCGACATCCCGAGCATCGTAGCGATCGGGACGAAGTCGCTGGAAGAGCTCATGGCTCGCACCGCGAGCGGTTCGAGCATCGACACGCTGACTCGGCTCTTCTGTATGAACGCTCCGTTCTCGGCTGGTGCCCTCGATGCGATCCTGGGCTCTGAGCTTTGTGCCGGTCTTCGGGCGATGGGGATGGTACGGACCGGCCCGAGCGGCGAGCGATCGACGGTGTGTATCAACCCGGTTCGTGGGCTCTGGATCGCGAGCGACATCCCTCGGGCGGGCGAGACCCGCGCGTCGGACTTCGTGATGGGGATCGGCTCGAGCACGCTGACGCTCGAATCGCTCACGGTCAGGCGATCGGTGGGGCGAGTGCTCGATCTCGGGACCGGGTGCGGTTTCCACGCCCTGCTCGCACGTTCGCACGCGCCATTCGTCGTCGGAACCGACATCAACGAGCGTGCGATCGCGATGGCCCGCCTGAACGCCGCGCTCAATGCACAGCCCGACATCGAGTGGCGTATCGGGAGCTTCTTTGAGCCGGTCGCGGGTGAGTCGTTCGATCTCATCGTGAGCAACCCGCCGTTTGTGATCTCTCCTGAGCAGGACCATGTTTATCGCAGCGCGGGGATGCCCGGCGATGGCGTCACGGAGCACGTCGTCAGGGGTGCCGCCGGGTTCCTCGCCCGAGGAGGCATCGCCCAGTTTCTCTGCAACTGGGCCCACATGCGGGGCATCGACTGGCGAGAGCGGCTCGCTACGTGGGTCGAAGGGAGCGGGTGCGACATGCTGGTGCTCCGATCCGAGACGCTCGATGCCTCGGACTACGCGGAGTACTGGGTGGGTCACACGAGAGAGGAATCGACTGAGCCGGTCGCGGCAAGAGCCGCGCGATGGCGTTCCTCTTACGAGCAGCAGGGGATCGAGGCAGCGAGCATCGGCATGATCCTCCTCCATCGGCCGAGCGATCGTGATCAGACGTGGACATCGTTCGACGATGCCCCTCGCAAGATGCTCGGGGGTGCGGGGCATGATGTGCTCCGTCGGATCGATGCCGAAACGTGGCTGGCGCGTGTTCGCAACGAGGAACTGCTCGATGCGCGTCTGCGTGTTGCTACCGCCGTGAGAATCGACCACACGCTCCGACCCGACGAGCGGGACTGGGCCATGGAACAGGCGTCGGCCCGTCTTATACAGGGCATGGCGTACGAGACAACGATCGACGAGGCGGGCGCGAGGATTCTGATGCGGTCTGACGGCTCGACGACGCTGCGTTCGATCGTGGCGGAGATCGCCTCGGGGCTTGGACGTCCGCTCTCAGAGGTCGCGCCGGTCGCAGTGGGAATCGTGCGGGCCATGATCCGGCGCGGATACCTCGAACGATCGACGGACAACAAGGCGTGA
- a CDS encoding NTP transferase domain-containing protein has product MAATPTTHPVRHAPAAIILAAGKGTRMRSDLPKVVHPVGGRAMVCAVVDACLEAGCERVVVIVGYKQELVRESLASYTGIEFAVQTEQLGTGHAVRASEHLFSREKLEPGHDAFVLCGDGPLIRASTLRTVLSRHRTTGASATLATSVIDDPSGYGRIVRDASGRFVAIVEQKNATSDQLAIREVNPSYYCFDVQSLFGALARVERNELTGEYYITDTPSLLMADGRRVEVIDAVPPSDVLSINTLEDLANVDSIFRARSGATNTSGARA; this is encoded by the coding sequence ATGGCGGCAACCCCAACCACACATCCCGTTCGGCACGCCCCGGCGGCGATCATCCTCGCAGCCGGCAAGGGCACGCGGATGAGATCCGACTTGCCGAAAGTGGTGCATCCCGTCGGCGGGCGGGCGATGGTGTGCGCGGTTGTCGACGCCTGTCTCGAGGCCGGTTGCGAGCGAGTGGTTGTGATCGTGGGCTACAAGCAGGAACTCGTCCGGGAGTCGCTCGCGTCGTACACCGGGATCGAGTTCGCCGTGCAGACCGAGCAGCTCGGCACCGGACACGCGGTCCGTGCGTCTGAGCATCTGTTCAGCCGCGAGAAGCTTGAGCCCGGCCACGATGCGTTCGTCCTCTGTGGCGATGGTCCTCTGATCCGCGCGTCGACGCTCCGCACGGTTCTCTCCAGACATCGCACGACCGGCGCGTCGGCGACCCTGGCGACGTCGGTGATCGATGACCCGAGCGGCTATGGTCGCATCGTCCGCGATGCCAGCGGGCGATTCGTCGCGATCGTTGAGCAGAAGAACGCGACGAGCGACCAGCTCGCCATCCGCGAGGTCAACCCGAGTTACTACTGCTTCGACGTTCAGTCACTCTTCGGCGCTCTCGCCCGCGTCGAACGGAACGAACTCACCGGCGAGTACTACATCACCGACACGCCATCGCTGCTGATGGCCGACGGCAGGCGTGTCGAGGTCATCGACGCCGTGCCCCCATCGGACGTTCTCTCGATCAACACGCTCGAAGATCTGGCCAACGTTGACTCGATCTTCCGCGCCAGGAGCGGCGCGACGAACACAAGCGGAGCCCGCGCATGA
- a CDS encoding DegT/DnrJ/EryC1/StrS family aminotransferase, protein MSDQEIPLSRPDITELEEQLVLSVLRSERLSIGPMLEQFESLVAETCGTQFAVGVSSGTTGLHLVLQALGVKPGDEVITTPFSFIASANCILYVGATPVFVDIDPRSLNMDPALVERAITPRTRAILAVETFGNPSMMDQYASIAARHEIPLIEDCCEALGCSLRGRPAGSFGRVGVFGFYPNKQITTGEGGMIVTDDERLADLCRSLRNQGRPTGRADGAVHGSAGSWLRHQRLGYNARMSEIQAALGVAQMKRFGEIVRQRNRVADLYMRRLAGNPELIMPTIDPDVAMSWFVFVVRLSAGYTMEERDRLIRSMRNHDVGAADYFPCIHLQPFYRERFGFQPGAFPIAESVSQRTIALPFHNRLTEREIDLVAQTLELMLTREGLQRG, encoded by the coding sequence ATGTCAGACCAGGAGATCCCACTCAGTCGCCCGGACATCACCGAACTCGAAGAGCAACTCGTGCTCTCGGTGCTCAGGTCAGAGCGGCTGTCGATCGGACCGATGCTCGAGCAGTTCGAGTCGCTGGTTGCCGAGACGTGCGGCACGCAGTTCGCCGTCGGTGTCTCCTCGGGAACCACCGGGCTCCACCTGGTACTGCAGGCCCTGGGCGTAAAGCCCGGGGACGAGGTCATCACGACGCCCTTCTCGTTCATCGCGTCCGCGAATTGCATTCTCTACGTCGGCGCGACCCCGGTCTTTGTTGACATCGATCCGCGTTCGCTCAACATGGATCCCGCGCTGGTGGAGCGTGCGATCACGCCTCGGACGCGCGCGATCCTTGCGGTCGAGACTTTCGGCAATCCATCGATGATGGACCAGTACGCTTCGATCGCGGCACGACACGAGATCCCGCTGATCGAGGATTGCTGCGAGGCGCTGGGGTGCTCGCTGCGCGGGCGTCCGGCCGGATCATTCGGGCGTGTGGGCGTCTTCGGGTTCTACCCGAACAAGCAGATTACTACCGGCGAAGGTGGGATGATCGTCACCGACGATGAGCGTCTGGCCGATCTCTGCCGCTCGCTTCGCAACCAGGGGCGTCCGACGGGGCGCGCGGATGGCGCTGTGCACGGATCGGCCGGTTCGTGGCTGAGGCATCAGCGGCTCGGGTACAACGCCCGGATGAGTGAGATCCAGGCGGCCCTCGGTGTTGCCCAGATGAAGCGTTTCGGAGAGATCGTCCGTCAGCGCAATCGGGTCGCGGATCTCTACATGCGACGGCTGGCGGGGAATCCGGAACTCATCATGCCGACCATCGACCCGGATGTCGCGATGTCGTGGTTCGTCTTTGTGGTCCGCCTCTCGGCCGGCTACACCATGGAAGAGAGAGACCGGCTCATCCGCTCCATGCGGAACCACGATGTCGGTGCTGCCGATTACTTCCCTTGCATCCATCTGCAGCCCTTCTATCGCGAGCGATTCGGCTTCCAGCCCGGCGCGTTCCCGATCGCGGAGTCTGTCAGCCAGCGCACGATCGCCCTTCCGTTCCACAACCGGCTCACCGAGCGAGAGATCGATCTCGTCGCACAGACGCTCGAACTCATGCTCACGCGAGAAGGGCTCCAACGGGGCTGA
- the kdsA gene encoding 3-deoxy-8-phosphooctulonate synthase has translation MQRVCTVRDVRIGHGESLAIIAGPCVLESLEMGMAIAELLSNACEEVGLPYIFKASFDKANRSNVNSPRGPGLSKGLEWLAKIAADADVPVTTDIHLPEHAEPAAMAVDLIQIPAFLCRQTDLIAAAGEAAARHGRGVNVKKGQFLSPAEMRGPVKKLAESGCDNVMLTDRGTFFGYHRLVNDFIGLGDMMRLDTPGGSPPVCFDCTHSTQLPGLGEQSGGRREHSPMLARAAVAAGVDALFIECHPEPSRSLSDAATVLSLSEIPELLAGVARIRDALTVGE, from the coding sequence ATGCAACGAGTATGCACTGTTCGAGATGTTCGGATCGGGCACGGAGAGTCTCTTGCGATCATCGCGGGGCCGTGTGTCCTTGAGTCCCTTGAGATGGGAATGGCCATCGCGGAATTGCTCTCCAACGCGTGCGAAGAGGTGGGGCTTCCCTACATCTTCAAGGCGTCGTTCGACAAGGCGAATCGTTCGAACGTCAACTCGCCTCGCGGGCCAGGGCTGTCCAAGGGACTTGAGTGGCTCGCGAAGATCGCGGCAGATGCCGACGTCCCCGTCACGACGGATATCCACCTCCCCGAGCACGCAGAGCCCGCGGCGATGGCGGTCGACCTCATCCAGATTCCGGCGTTTCTCTGCCGCCAGACGGATCTGATCGCCGCTGCGGGCGAGGCGGCGGCTCGTCACGGGCGAGGTGTCAACGTCAAGAAGGGGCAGTTCCTCTCTCCAGCGGAGATGCGAGGCCCGGTCAAAAAGCTCGCGGAGAGCGGCTGCGACAACGTCATGCTGACCGATCGCGGCACCTTCTTCGGCTATCACCGGCTCGTCAACGACTTCATCGGATTGGGCGACATGATGCGGCTTGACACGCCGGGGGGGTCGCCGCCCGTCTGCTTCGATTGCACGCACTCAACCCAGCTTCCTGGACTCGGCGAGCAATCCGGAGGAAGGCGTGAGCACTCGCCGATGCTCGCGCGGGCCGCGGTCGCGGCGGGCGTCGACGCGTTGTTCATCGAGTGCCACCCGGAACCGTCGCGATCGCTGAGCGATGCTGCGACAGTGCTCTCGCTGTCAGAGATTCCGGAGTTGCTCGCCGGCGTTGCTCGAATCCGCGATGCGTTGACCGTGGGTGAATGA
- the pth gene encoding aminoacyl-tRNA hydrolase produces MKVIVGLGNPGMQYERTRHNAGFMAIDRLAHVCAKGSIAKARFNGACLDAEIAGEKCILLKPTTYMNLSGRAVAEAVRFYKLQPASDLLVLVDDVALPVGAIRLRADGSAGGHNGLADIERALGTSVYPRCRIGVGSKPPQMIQSDWVLSRFLPEEQPLLDKAVEQASLAAIHFAERGIESAMNRFNVRISEPAAQPKQVSQPRPGQEPSPSPTVSEAPAPNPPTPPRV; encoded by the coding sequence GTGAAAGTGATCGTCGGTCTCGGCAATCCCGGCATGCAATACGAGAGGACGCGCCACAACGCGGGCTTCATGGCGATCGACCGCCTTGCGCACGTGTGCGCCAAGGGTTCGATCGCCAAGGCCCGCTTCAACGGCGCGTGCCTCGATGCCGAGATCGCCGGAGAGAAGTGCATTCTTCTCAAGCCCACGACCTACATGAACCTCTCCGGCCGAGCCGTCGCGGAAGCGGTCCGCTTCTACAAGCTCCAGCCCGCTTCCGATCTGCTCGTACTCGTCGATGATGTCGCTCTTCCAGTCGGGGCGATCCGTCTCCGGGCCGATGGCTCGGCGGGCGGCCACAACGGCCTTGCGGATATCGAGCGTGCCCTTGGCACATCGGTCTATCCGCGCTGCCGCATCGGCGTCGGCTCGAAGCCCCCTCAGATGATCCAGTCCGACTGGGTTCTGAGCCGCTTCCTGCCCGAGGAGCAGCCCCTGCTCGACAAGGCGGTTGAGCAGGCATCGCTCGCTGCGATCCATTTCGCGGAGCGCGGCATTGAGTCGGCGATGAATCGCTTCAATGTCCGTATCAGCGAACCCGCTGCGCAGCCCAAGCAGGTTTCGCAGCCCCGGCCCGGGCAGGAGCCCAGCCCGTCACCCACTGTCTCGGAGGCCCCCGCTCCGAATCCGCCCACACCACCGAGAGTCTGA
- a CDS encoding 50S ribosomal protein L27: protein MAHKKGQGSTKNGRDSNPQYLGVKLYGGEIAKPGAIIVRQRGTPIKPGFLVRKGSDDTLYSVGLGTVTFRGRTVHVNPLDESTPRPAYLKASAN from the coding sequence ATGGCGCACAAAAAGGGCCAGGGCTCGACCAAGAACGGCCGCGACTCGAACCCCCAGTACCTGGGCGTGAAGTTGTACGGCGGTGAGATCGCGAAGCCCGGCGCCATCATCGTGCGTCAACGTGGCACGCCGATCAAGCCCGGTTTCCTTGTTCGCAAGGGATCGGACGACACCCTGTACTCCGTCGGCCTGGGCACGGTCACGTTCCGCGGACGCACGGTCCACGTCAATCCGCTCGACGAATCCACGCCTCGGCCTGCTTATCTGAAGGCCTCAGCCAACTGA
- a CDS encoding ribose-phosphate pyrophosphokinase — translation MSKSDANNLKVFAGRNSRDLTEQICAHLDLPIGAVRTSIFPDGELFVKLDEDVRGRDCFVVISTCSPVNENLVELLIFLDCLRRASAKRVTVVMPYFGYGRQDRKDEGRVPITAKLVANMITAAHADRILAVDLHAAQIQGFFDIPFDHLSATPVFLEHFLKRRDELGDLCLVSPDVGNVKVAEGMANLLSADLAIIHKQRISGSQVTVGNLIGTVKDKTVLMFDDMISTAGTVCEAARLVMDKGARRIISAATHPVLVGMAMQRLRESPISQVVVTNTIPLGPRVDPIRDKLVELCVGPLIGEAIHRIHHDRSISELFRTSAGPKR, via the coding sequence ATGAGCAAGAGCGACGCGAACAATCTGAAGGTCTTCGCGGGGCGCAACAGCCGCGATCTCACCGAACAGATCTGCGCCCATCTGGACCTTCCGATCGGCGCGGTCCGCACGAGCATCTTCCCCGACGGGGAGCTGTTCGTGAAGCTCGACGAGGACGTGCGCGGGCGAGACTGCTTCGTCGTGATCTCGACGTGCTCGCCGGTCAACGAGAACCTCGTTGAACTCCTGATCTTTCTCGACTGCCTCCGGCGTGCGAGCGCGAAGCGCGTCACCGTCGTCATGCCTTACTTCGGCTACGGGCGCCAGGATCGCAAGGACGAGGGACGCGTCCCCATCACCGCCAAGCTCGTGGCGAACATGATCACCGCGGCCCACGCCGACCGCATCCTTGCCGTCGATCTGCACGCCGCGCAGATCCAGGGCTTCTTCGACATCCCCTTCGACCACCTCTCCGCAACGCCGGTCTTCCTTGAGCACTTCCTGAAGCGCCGGGACGAGCTCGGCGACCTCTGCCTTGTCAGCCCCGATGTCGGCAACGTGAAGGTCGCCGAGGGCATGGCCAATCTCCTCTCCGCGGATCTTGCGATCATCCACAAGCAGCGCATCAGCGGCAGCCAAGTGACCGTCGGCAACCTCATCGGCACGGTGAAGGACAAGACCGTGCTGATGTTCGACGACATGATCTCGACGGCCGGCACGGTCTGCGAGGCGGCCAGACTGGTCATGGACAAGGGGGCTCGCCGGATCATCTCGGCAGCGACGCACCCCGTGCTTGTCGGGATGGCGATGCAGCGCCTCCGCGAGAGCCCGATCTCGCAGGTCGTCGTGACCAACACGATCCCGCTCGGTCCGCGCGTCGATCCGATCCGCGACAAGCTCGTCGAGCTCTGCGTCGGCCCACTGATCGGTGAGGCCATCCACAGAATCCACCACGACAGGTCCATCAGCGAGCTCTTCCGGACGAGCGCGGGACCCAAGCGTTAG
- a CDS encoding 50S ribosomal protein L25, with the protein MHENAPVLQATSRPKIGSRYAKRMRDGGKLPAILYGHGQQPLPILLETKATLEHIHKGEKVYTLKIEGQAKDQTVLLKDVQFDYLGTRIIHADFARVDLTERVRTRVHVRFVGDAIGLKTVGAVLIHPTTELEIECMVSELPEHIDLDITGLEVGAEITAGQVKLPTASMKLLTDSHASVAHIVLQKEEVVAATAEAGAATAAAQPEVLTAKKPGEGDAAKGAAKPAPKK; encoded by the coding sequence ATGCACGAGAACGCACCAGTCCTTCAGGCAACGTCACGCCCCAAGATCGGCTCACGCTACGCCAAGCGCATGCGCGACGGCGGCAAGCTCCCGGCCATTCTCTACGGCCACGGGCAGCAGCCCCTTCCGATCCTCCTTGAGACCAAGGCCACCCTTGAGCACATCCACAAGGGCGAGAAGGTCTACACCCTCAAGATCGAGGGCCAGGCCAAGGACCAGACCGTCCTGCTGAAGGACGTGCAGTTCGACTATCTCGGCACGCGCATCATCCACGCCGACTTTGCCCGCGTCGATCTGACCGAGCGCGTCCGCACCCGCGTCCACGTCCGCTTCGTGGGCGATGCGATCGGCCTCAAGACCGTCGGCGCGGTCCTCATCCACCCGACCACCGAGCTCGAGATCGAGTGCATGGTCAGCGAACTGCCCGAGCACATCGACCTCGACATCACGGGCCTTGAAGTCGGTGCGGAGATCACGGCCGGACAGGTCAAGCTGCCGACGGCGTCCATGAAGCTCCTGACCGATTCGCACGCATCGGTTGCCCACATCGTCCTCCAGAAGGAGGAGGTCGTTGCGGCCACGGCCGAGGCCGGAGCCGCGACCGCTGCTGCGCAGCCCGAGGTTCTCACCGCCAAGAAGCCCGGCGAGGGCGACGCCGCGAAGGGAGCCGCAAAGCCCGCGCCGAAGAAGTGA
- a CDS encoding AAA family ATPase: MGRDHGERDIGRYFADQTRIVADDAGVEVTVPTEFAAGYLDKRFGSSLREAVRETLGDETAGGVRFRVDQSVFSGSSDASLPSVAGSVPGRRQAESESGSSHAAAPTRQVTTRRESPRGEDRRDGYRFETFLVSESNRVAHGAASHLVESTERRHAPLFLHGPCGVGKTHLLHGVSHQFRRLNPGAKVCLTTGEAFTQSFISALRGGTIDQFRRAHRGLHLLCIDDVHLIAGKSATQTELLHTFDTLNLEGARIILASDCHPRQTASLGQALASRFMAGAVIRIDPPDAELCARLVTLHASRRGLAIEPAASEAIASRIAATPGRSARDIEGVMAHIEAVWRTMPEIRSPIGGVGMLIVDRALGAGGVGPRFASRRAVTPDRVVGAVCDLLDVTASQMASKGRHPRVVFARAVAAYLSRELTTASYPEIARAIGRPTHSTIVAADKKLRSRLDAPHGLSLRDDLGGLSVRAVCARVADDLVRSGAASQPKRA; encoded by the coding sequence ATGGGACGCGATCACGGCGAGCGCGACATCGGACGCTACTTCGCCGATCAGACGCGGATCGTTGCCGACGACGCGGGCGTTGAGGTCACGGTCCCGACCGAGTTTGCAGCGGGCTATCTCGACAAGCGATTCGGCAGTTCGCTCCGCGAGGCGGTGCGAGAGACCCTGGGCGACGAGACGGCCGGCGGCGTTCGCTTCAGAGTTGATCAGAGCGTCTTCTCCGGCTCTTCGGACGCCTCGCTGCCGAGCGTTGCCGGATCGGTGCCCGGTCGCCGTCAGGCGGAGTCCGAGTCCGGTTCGAGCCACGCAGCAGCTCCGACCAGGCAGGTCACGACGCGTCGCGAATCCCCTCGTGGCGAGGATCGACGCGACGGCTATCGCTTCGAGACGTTCCTGGTCTCTGAGAGCAATCGAGTGGCTCACGGCGCTGCCTCGCACCTCGTCGAATCGACGGAGAGACGCCACGCACCGCTCTTCCTGCACGGACCGTGCGGGGTGGGCAAGACCCATCTTCTGCACGGCGTCTCTCACCAGTTCCGGCGTCTGAATCCCGGTGCAAAGGTCTGCCTCACGACCGGAGAGGCATTCACACAGTCTTTCATCTCTGCGTTGCGAGGCGGCACCATCGACCAGTTCCGGCGTGCCCACCGGGGTCTGCATCTGCTCTGCATCGACGATGTGCATCTCATCGCCGGAAAGAGCGCGACGCAGACAGAGTTGCTGCACACATTCGACACGCTCAATCTCGAGGGCGCGAGGATCATCCTCGCCTCGGACTGCCACCCAAGGCAGACCGCGTCGCTCGGGCAGGCGCTGGCGTCGAGGTTCATGGCCGGCGCGGTGATCCGGATCGATCCGCCGGACGCCGAACTCTGTGCACGGCTCGTCACCCTGCACGCGTCCAGGCGCGGATTGGCGATCGAGCCCGCAGCATCCGAGGCCATCGCGTCCCGCATCGCAGCAACGCCCGGAAGATCGGCCAGAGACATTGAGGGTGTCATGGCCCACATCGAGGCGGTGTGGCGCACCATGCCGGAGATCCGATCCCCGATCGGAGGCGTCGGGATGCTCATAGTCGATCGCGCTCTCGGTGCGGGAGGGGTCGGTCCCAGGTTCGCATCACGCCGCGCCGTCACGCCGGATCGTGTCGTCGGCGCGGTGTGCGATCTGCTCGACGTGACGGCTTCGCAGATGGCCTCGAAGGGGAGGCACCCGCGAGTCGTCTTCGCCAGGGCGGTCGCGGCGTATCTCTCGCGAGAACTCACGACCGCGAGCTATCCGGAGATCGCTCGAGCCATCGGCCGCCCGACCCATTCGACGATCGTGGCAGCGGACAAAAAACTCCGGTCGCGGCTCGATGCGCCGCATGGTCTGTCGCTCAGAGACGATCTCGGCGGGCTCTCTGTTCGAGCCGTCTGCGCACGCGTGGCCGACGACCTGGTCCGTTCAGGCGCAGCATCCCAACCGAAGCGTGCCTGA
- the ssb gene encoding single-stranded DNA-binding protein: protein MANFNRVFLMGNLTRDIELRHTNSNQAVATIGLAVNRRWRTPDGEDREEVTFVDCEAWGKTAETMSRFLAKGRPVFIEGRLKLDQWEKEGQKFSKLKVVVENFQFIDSKPGGGEGGGGGGGGYSRSSTGGGRSGGAPAGARSAPQQDHDPIGDDIPF, encoded by the coding sequence ATGGCCAACTTCAACCGCGTGTTTCTGATGGGCAATCTCACCCGTGATATCGAGCTCCGCCACACCAACTCGAACCAGGCGGTTGCCACCATCGGCCTGGCCGTGAATCGGCGTTGGCGCACCCCAGACGGCGAGGACCGCGAAGAGGTCACCTTCGTCGATTGCGAGGCATGGGGGAAGACCGCCGAGACCATGAGCCGCTTCCTTGCAAAGGGCCGCCCGGTCTTCATCGAGGGCCGCCTCAAGCTCGACCAGTGGGAGAAAGAGGGCCAGAAGTTCTCAAAATTGAAGGTTGTTGTCGAGAACTTCCAGTTCATCGACTCCAAGCCCGGTGGCGGCGAGGGTGGTGGCGGCGGCGGCGGGGGATACAGCCGCTCGTCAACGGGAGGGGGCCGCTCCGGAGGGGCCCCCGCGGGTGCCCGTTCCGCACCGCAGCAGGATCACGACCCGATCGGCGACGACATCCCGTTCTGA
- a CDS encoding GNAT family N-acetyltransferase, with amino-acid sequence MASESQSPHPTFRGPERLEGHHRVDGAARLAGVPPRERAGDRRTLDAFSRLGIPLDLMWGTYDTPGHGRVRVRHACLIVPGSGRTAMVFLSTPEESGILGDHDGQVRELGACVKIACDTVAGEQGQRIQLIQALPFPDDDWAIEACRMSGFTLLGELLYLGADVDDRAEPHAIEPSPGIEFRSISDAPGSWESERELLIELLDRTYEQTLDCPELCGMRETSDVLESHRLAGEFDPSLWFIAMERGRAVACGLYSLAKGKDSMELIYLGVAQEARNRGLGRALMQMGFSAARKRRIKELTCAVDVRNEPALALYARFGMRETGRRVALVRSTRSQHAPASMGS; translated from the coding sequence GTGGCGAGTGAGAGTCAGAGTCCACACCCGACGTTTCGTGGTCCGGAGCGGTTGGAAGGGCACCATCGGGTCGATGGGGCCGCACGCCTCGCCGGTGTTCCCCCTCGGGAGCGGGCCGGGGATCGTCGAACGCTCGACGCGTTCAGCCGACTCGGCATCCCGCTTGATCTGATGTGGGGAACATACGACACGCCCGGACACGGCCGCGTCCGGGTGCGGCACGCGTGTCTGATTGTCCCCGGTTCCGGGCGTACAGCGATGGTCTTTCTGAGCACTCCCGAGGAGTCCGGCATCTTGGGAGACCACGACGGCCAGGTGCGTGAGCTCGGGGCCTGTGTCAAGATCGCATGCGACACGGTTGCTGGCGAGCAGGGCCAGCGAATCCAACTGATCCAGGCATTGCCGTTCCCCGACGACGACTGGGCGATTGAGGCGTGCCGCATGTCGGGGTTTACGCTGCTCGGCGAGCTGCTCTATCTCGGTGCAGATGTTGATGATCGCGCCGAGCCGCACGCGATCGAGCCGAGCCCGGGCATCGAGTTCCGATCGATCAGCGATGCCCCCGGCTCGTGGGAGAGCGAGCGCGAGCTCCTCATCGAACTGCTCGACAGGACCTACGAGCAGACGCTTGACTGCCCCGAACTCTGCGGCATGCGTGAGACATCGGATGTGCTCGAGTCGCATCGCCTTGCCGGAGAGTTCGATCCCTCCCTCTGGTTCATCGCGATGGAGCGAGGCAGGGCCGTAGCGTGCGGGCTCTACTCGCTCGCGAAGGGGAAGGACAGCATGGAGTTGATCTATCTCGGAGTCGCTCAGGAAGCCAGAAACCGCGGGCTCGGGCGTGCCCTCATGCAAATGGGATTCAGCGCGGCCAGAAAGCGCAGAATCAAGGAGCTGACCTGCGCGGTTGACGTACGAAACGAGCCGGCGCTCGCGCTGTATGCGCGGTTCGGGATGCGTGAGACAGGCAGGCGCGTCGCGCTCGTCCGATCAACGCGATCGCAGCACGCACCGGCCTCGATGGGAAGTTGA